A genome region from Hevea brasiliensis isolate MT/VB/25A 57/8 chromosome 9, ASM3005281v1, whole genome shotgun sequence includes the following:
- the LOC110637074 gene encoding peroxisomal membrane protein 11C, with protein sequence MSSLEATRAELGLLVLYLNQAEARDKICRAIQYGSKFLSNGQPGTAQNVDKSTSLARKVFRLLKFVNDLHGLISPVPQETPLPLVFLGKSKNALLSTFLFLDQIVWLGRSGIYKDKEHAELIGQISLYCWMGSSVCSTLVEIGELGRLSASMKKLVKELKNSDKYQNEQYRAKLQKSNERSLALVKAALDIVVAVGLLQLAPKKVTPRVTGAFGFITSLISCYQLLPSGPKAKTT encoded by the exons ATGAGTTCCTTGGAGGCAACTAGAGCAGAACTTGGTTTATTAGTCTTGTATCTGAACCAGGCTGAAGCTAGAGACAAGATCTGTAGGGCAATTCAATATGGTTCAAAATTCTTGAGTAATGGACAGCCTGGTACGGCTCAGAATGTTGATAAATCAACCAGCTTGGCCCGGAAAGTTTTCCGACTTCTTAAG TTTGTCAACGATCTGCATGGTCTTATTAGCCCTGTCCCTCAAGAAACTCCCCTTCCTCTTGTTTTTTTGGGAAAG TCAAAAAATGCTTTATTGTCAACATTCTTATTTCTTGATCAAATCGTCTGGCTTGGCAGATCTGGCATCTACAAG GATAAAGAACACGCTGAGCTAATTGGCCAGATATCTCTCTACTGTTGGATGGGATCCTCAGTCTGCTCTACCTTGGTGGAG ATTGGAGAGCTTGGAAGGCTTTCTGCATCAATGAAGAAGCTAGTGAAGGAGCTTAAGAACAGTGATAAATATCAA AATGAACAATACCGTGCTAAACTTCAAAAATCGAATGAGAGATCACTGGCCTTGGTCAAGGCAGCCCTGGATATCGTAGTTGCAGTTGGACTACTTCAATTGGCACCCAAGAAAGTTACCCCTCGTGTAACAGGAGCCTTTGGATTTATTACctctttaatttcttgctatcag TTGCTTCCATCTGGACCAAAAGCCAAGACCACATAA